A section of the Deltaproteobacteria bacterium genome encodes:
- the argB gene encoding acetylglutamate kinase → MKKLIEKAKVLIESLPYIQRFSGKTIVVKYGGNAMIEEELKVGFALDIILMKHIGINPVVVHGGGPQIGEVMKKMGLEPRFVDGFRVTDDETMGVVEMVLVGKVNKEIVNLINREGGRAVGLGGKDGGLIRGKKRYLKKTDKKDQPPEIIDIGMVGDVEHINPEIIDTLDQSGFIPVIAPVGVGEKGETYNINADLVAGKVAEALSAEKLVLLTDIEGVKDGKGDLISSLSRKEALNLMDEGVIREGMVPKIECCLEAIGNGVTKTHIIDGRIEHALLLEIFTDKGIGTQITG, encoded by the coding sequence ATGAAAAAACTGATAGAAAAAGCGAAAGTCCTTATTGAATCGCTCCCCTACATTCAGCGTTTTTCAGGAAAAACGATTGTTGTAAAGTATGGCGGCAATGCCATGATCGAAGAGGAACTTAAAGTCGGCTTTGCCCTCGATATCATTCTTATGAAACATATCGGGATCAATCCCGTCGTTGTTCATGGCGGTGGCCCCCAGATAGGAGAGGTCATGAAAAAGATGGGCCTCGAACCCCGCTTCGTCGACGGCTTCAGGGTTACCGATGACGAGACTATGGGTGTTGTCGAAATGGTTCTCGTGGGCAAGGTCAACAAGGAAATCGTCAACCTCATTAACAGGGAGGGGGGCCGTGCCGTGGGACTGGGCGGAAAAGACGGCGGTCTTATCAGGGGCAAAAAAAGGTATCTCAAAAAAACCGATAAAAAGGACCAGCCCCCTGAAATCATCGATATCGGCATGGTAGGTGATGTGGAGCACATTAATCCTGAAATTATCGATACGCTCGATCAAAGCGGCTTTATTCCCGTCATTGCGCCTGTCGGCGTGGGCGAAAAGGGAGAAACCTACAATATTAACGCCGACCTGGTAGCAGGGAAGGTAGCCGAAGCGCTTTCGGCGGAAAAGCTCGTTCTCCTCACCGATATTGAAGGTGTTAAAGACGGTAAGGGAGATTTAATATCAAGCCTCTCCAGGAAAGAAGCCCTCAATCTCATGGATGAGGGCGTCATCAGGGAAGGAATGGTTCCGAAAATCGAGTGCTGCCTTGAGGCTATCGGCAATGGCGTAACAAAGACGCATATTATTGACGGACGCATTGAACATGCGCTCCTGCTTGAGATATTTACCGATAAGGGAATAGGGACCCAGATTACAGGGTAA
- a CDS encoding acetylornithine transaminase, with protein MTNKEIVNKTEAFVAGTYGRYPVAMVKGKGAKLWDADGKEYLDFVSGLAVCNLGHCHEKVTQAIKEQAEKLVHVSNLYHIPEQSKLAELLVQNSFADKVFFCNSGAEANEAAIKLARRYSYDNLGAGRNEIITTTQSFHGRTMATITATGQEKFSKGFEPLLPGFKHVPFNDLKALEAAIDDKICAVMVEPVQGEGGVNVPSQDYFKGVRELCNKKNVLLILDEVQVGMGRTGKLFAYENYGMEPDIMSLAKGIAGGMAMGAMLAKENMAKSFVPGTHASTFGGNPLASAAAIAALETTLEEGILENCTNMGEVLEGELLKLKDKYPYIKEVRGKGLIYGMELHREGAEIVNKALSEGLLINCAAGTVLRFLPPLIIKEEEIKQMISILDNVLEEVNP; from the coding sequence ATGACAAACAAAGAAATAGTTAATAAAACAGAAGCTTTTGTTGCCGGTACTTACGGCCGCTATCCTGTTGCCATGGTCAAGGGCAAGGGAGCAAAGCTATGGGACGCTGACGGAAAAGAATACCTCGATTTTGTCTCGGGCCTTGCCGTATGCAACCTGGGCCATTGCCATGAAAAAGTGACACAGGCCATAAAGGAACAGGCAGAAAAGCTTGTTCATGTATCGAACCTCTACCATATTCCTGAACAATCGAAACTGGCAGAGCTTCTCGTGCAAAACTCCTTTGCAGACAAGGTTTTTTTCTGCAACAGCGGCGCTGAAGCCAACGAAGCGGCCATTAAACTTGCCCGCCGTTACAGTTACGATAACCTGGGTGCCGGCAGGAATGAAATCATTACCACGACCCAATCCTTTCATGGCAGGACCATGGCTACCATTACGGCAACGGGACAGGAGAAATTCAGCAAGGGTTTTGAGCCCCTCCTTCCGGGATTTAAACATGTGCCTTTTAATGATCTAAAGGCGCTTGAAGCGGCTATCGATGATAAAATATGCGCCGTCATGGTTGAACCTGTCCAGGGCGAAGGAGGCGTCAATGTCCCTTCCCAGGATTACTTTAAGGGAGTAAGGGAGCTCTGTAACAAAAAGAACGTTCTTCTCATCCTCGATGAAGTCCAGGTGGGCATGGGACGGACGGGCAAGCTCTTTGCCTATGAGAATTACGGTATGGAGCCTGACATTATGAGCCTTGCAAAAGGGATAGCCGGCGGAATGGCAATGGGAGCCATGCTTGCTAAAGAGAATATGGCCAAAAGCTTTGTTCCCGGCACTCATGCGAGCACCTTTGGTGGAAATCCACTGGCTTCGGCGGCAGCCATTGCGGCACTGGAAACGACACTGGAAGAGGGGATACTGGAAAACTGTACCAACATGGGAGAAGTTCTCGAAGGGGAACTTTTGAAACTGAAAGATAAATATCCTTACATTAAGGAAGTGCGGGGCAAAGGACTTATCTACGGCATGGAACTCCACAGGGAGGGAGCGGAAATTGTAAACAAGGCCTTGAGCGAAGGCTTGCTTATCAACTGTGCGGCAGGCACGGTCCTTCGTTTTCTTCCTCCCCTTATCATTAAAGAAGAAGAGATAAAACAGATGATCTCCATTCTCGATAACGTATTGGAGGAAGTAAACCCGTGA
- the argH gene encoding argininosuccinate lyase yields MPEKPSEKSTDKPWGGRFEEKTNKLLEKLSASVGFDKRLYIYDIKGSIAHCTMLAKQGIISEEDSKEIIRGLEEIRREIDRGEFEFSDELEDIHMNIEKRLTDRIGEAGGRLHTARSRNDQVTLDTRLYLRNKTKEIIELIKEFQTVLIELEKKHPTAIMPGYTHLQRAQPILFSTHMMAYFEMLERDAGRFSDCLKRINVMPLGAGALAGTTFPIDRKYVAQLLDFPAITKNSLDSVSDRDYVIEFTAAASILMMHFSRLSEELILWSSDEFGFIEIADAFCTGSSIMPQKKNPDIPELVRGKTGRVYGNLMSLLTLMKGLPLAYNRDMQEDKEPLFDTIDTITISLQIFTEMMRNIRIDEESMLLAAGGGYSNATEVADYLVKKGLPFREAHEVVGNIVKYCIKNNIRQIGDLKIEEFRQFCDMIEDDIYIHADLERSTISKTDLFKIDDVGV; encoded by the coding sequence ATGCCTGAAAAACCATCTGAAAAATCGACTGATAAGCCGTGGGGGGGGCGCTTCGAAGAAAAAACGAACAAGCTCCTTGAGAAACTGAGCGCATCGGTAGGTTTCGATAAAAGGCTTTACATTTATGACATTAAAGGAAGCATTGCCCATTGCACCATGCTTGCCAAACAGGGAATCATTTCCGAAGAAGACAGCAAGGAAATCATCAGGGGACTGGAAGAGATTCGCCGGGAAATCGACAGGGGTGAATTCGAATTCTCCGATGAACTCGAAGATATTCATATGAATATCGAAAAACGGCTTACCGACAGGATCGGTGAAGCAGGTGGCAGGCTTCATACGGCAAGAAGCAGAAACGACCAGGTCACTCTCGACACGAGGCTTTATTTAAGAAACAAGACGAAGGAAATCATCGAACTGATTAAAGAGTTCCAGACGGTGCTGATTGAACTGGAGAAAAAGCATCCCACGGCCATTATGCCCGGTTACACTCACCTTCAGCGGGCCCAGCCCATCCTTTTTTCCACCCATATGATGGCCTACTTTGAAATGCTGGAGAGAGATGCCGGGCGTTTTAGCGACTGTCTCAAACGAATTAATGTTATGCCCCTCGGCGCCGGCGCCCTGGCCGGAACGACATTCCCTATCGACAGAAAATATGTTGCTCAACTCCTCGATTTTCCAGCCATTACGAAAAACAGCCTCGACTCGGTAAGTGACAGGGACTACGTTATCGAATTTACGGCGGCGGCTTCCATACTGATGATGCATTTCAGCCGTCTTTCAGAGGAACTGATCCTCTGGTCTTCAGACGAGTTCGGCTTCATTGAAATTGCCGACGCCTTCTGCACGGGAAGCTCCATTATGCCCCAGAAGAAAAACCCCGACATTCCCGAACTGGTAAGAGGAAAAACAGGAAGAGTCTACGGCAACCTCATGTCTCTCCTTACCCTTATGAAAGGGCTTCCCCTGGCTTACAACAGAGACATGCAGGAAGATAAGGAACCGCTTTTCGATACCATTGACACCATTACCATCTCCCTTCAGATCTTTACGGAAATGATGAGGAATATTCGCATCGATGAAGAAAGTATGCTGCTGGCAGCGGGCGGAGGTTATTCAAATGCAACGGAAGTGGCTGATTATCTCGTCAAAAAAGGTCTCCCCTTCAGGGAGGCACACGAAGTGGTGGGGAATATCGTCAAATACTGCATCAAAAACAATATCCGGCAGATCGGTGATCTTAAAATCGAGGAATTTCGGCAGTTCTGCGATATGATTGAAGACGACATCTATATTCATGCCGACCTTGAAAGGTCAACCATAAGCAAGACGGATCTTTTCAAGATCGATGATGTCGGTGTTTGA
- a CDS encoding argininosuccinate synthase codes for MKENINKVVLAYSGGLDTSVIVRWLIEEYECEVICFAADLGQGEELAPLNKKAIETGASNIYIEDLKEEFVSDFVFPMLRANAIYEGRYLLGTSIARPLISKEQIRIAGKENADAVSHGATGKGNDQVRFELTYFALQPDIKVIAPWRDWDLNSRESLIAYAKKHNIPVPVTQAKPYSSDRNLLHISFEGGVLEDPWVEAPEDMYVMSVSPEKAPDKPTYIEIDYEAGNPVAIDGKKMSPATLLEELNRIGGENGIGRVDLVESRFVGMKSRGVYETPGGTILHEAHRAVESLTMDREVMHIRDSLIPKYAELVYNGYWYAPERELLQKTIDESQLTVNGTARLKLYKGNCQVVGRKAEKSLFSPEFATFEEDSVYNQKDAEGFIKINSLRLRIRALTGL; via the coding sequence GTGAAAGAAAATATTAATAAAGTTGTTCTTGCCTATTCAGGCGGTCTCGATACTTCCGTCATCGTAAGATGGCTTATAGAAGAATATGAATGTGAGGTTATCTGCTTTGCTGCCGACCTGGGACAGGGAGAGGAGCTTGCACCTCTTAATAAGAAAGCCATCGAGACGGGTGCCAGCAATATCTATATTGAAGACCTGAAGGAAGAGTTTGTTTCCGACTTCGTCTTTCCCATGCTTAGAGCAAATGCCATTTACGAAGGCAGGTATCTTCTCGGCACCTCCATCGCAAGACCGCTTATTTCAAAAGAGCAGATCAGGATTGCCGGAAAGGAAAATGCCGACGCCGTTTCTCACGGAGCAACAGGTAAAGGGAACGACCAGGTGAGATTTGAGCTTACCTACTTTGCCCTTCAGCCCGATATAAAGGTCATAGCGCCCTGGAGAGACTGGGATTTAAATTCAAGGGAATCTCTCATTGCCTATGCGAAAAAGCATAATATCCCCGTCCCTGTAACCCAGGCCAAACCTTACTCATCAGACAGAAACCTTCTTCACATCAGTTTTGAAGGGGGCGTACTGGAAGACCCCTGGGTGGAAGCGCCGGAAGATATGTATGTTATGTCCGTCTCGCCTGAAAAAGCGCCCGATAAACCGACCTATATAGAGATCGATTACGAAGCAGGAAACCCTGTTGCTATAGACGGTAAAAAGATGTCGCCTGCCACCCTGCTGGAAGAACTCAACAGGATTGGTGGTGAAAACGGTATAGGGCGGGTTGATCTTGTGGAAAGCAGATTCGTTGGGATGAAATCACGCGGTGTTTATGAAACACCGGGCGGCACTATCCTTCATGAAGCCCACAGGGCCGTCGAGTCACTCACTATGGACAGGGAAGTCATGCACATAAGAGACTCCCTCATTCCCAAATATGCAGAGCTGGTTTATAACGGCTACTGGTATGCCCCCGAGAGAGAACTGCTCCAGAAAACAATCGATGAGAGCCAGCTTACCGTTAACGGTACGGCAAGGCTTAAACTCTACAAGGGAAATTGTCAAGTTGTGGGAAGAAAGGCGGAAAAATCGCTTTTTAGCCCGGAATTTGCTACATTTGAAGAAGACAGCGTCTATAACCAGAAAGATGCCGAAGGATTTATTAAAATCAACTCCCTGAGATTGAGAATCAGGGCGCTGACAGGTCTGTAG
- the hslU gene encoding ATP-dependent protease ATPase subunit HslU, translating to MEVTKSLTPREIVSELDRYIVGQKQAKRAVAIALRNRWRRQQLSDDMRDEIAPKNIIMIGPTGVGKTEIARRLAKLSNAPFIKVEASKFTEVGYVGRDVESMIRDLTELAVIMVRNEEKEKVEAKASELAEEKILDLLLPFSPSEEEEVEKARQDHNKTREKFRKMLHEGKLDSRSVEVEIKEKSSPMIEVLAPAGMEDMDINIKDIFNNLMPKKSEMRKLSIPEAMKVITQEEAQKLVDNEKVIKKALKRVEQSGIIFLDEIDKVAGREGSKGPDVSREGVQRDLLPIVEGSTVNTKYGMVKTDHVLFIAAGAFHVSKPSDLIPELQGRFPIRVELEALTKDDFIRILTEPRNALIKQYTALIGAEGIKVDFKNESISRIAEMAQEVNERMENIGARRLHTIMERLFDELSFEAPDMKKKKVAIDEAYVNTKLAGIIKDVDLSRYIL from the coding sequence TTGGAAGTTACAAAGTCATTAACGCCAAGAGAAATCGTATCTGAACTGGATAGATATATAGTAGGGCAAAAGCAGGCAAAACGCGCCGTTGCCATTGCCCTTAGAAACAGGTGGAGAAGGCAGCAATTATCCGATGACATGAGGGATGAAATAGCGCCCAAAAATATCATCATGATCGGGCCGACAGGAGTTGGTAAAACAGAGATTGCAAGACGTCTTGCAAAGCTTTCCAATGCGCCCTTTATAAAGGTTGAAGCCTCCAAGTTTACCGAAGTGGGTTATGTGGGCAGGGACGTAGAATCCATGATACGGGACCTGACCGAACTGGCTGTCATTATGGTGAGGAATGAAGAGAAGGAAAAGGTGGAAGCCAAAGCCTCGGAACTTGCTGAAGAGAAAATCCTTGATCTTCTGCTTCCTTTTTCACCCTCAGAAGAAGAAGAAGTTGAAAAAGCGAGACAGGACCATAACAAGACGAGAGAAAAATTCCGGAAAATGCTTCACGAGGGCAAGCTTGATTCAAGAAGCGTCGAGGTAGAGATCAAAGAAAAATCATCCCCCATGATTGAGGTTCTTGCTCCTGCCGGCATGGAAGACATGGATATTAACATTAAGGATATTTTCAACAACCTCATGCCGAAAAAGAGTGAAATGAGGAAACTCTCTATTCCCGAGGCGATGAAAGTCATTACCCAGGAAGAGGCACAGAAACTGGTCGATAATGAAAAGGTCATTAAAAAAGCGCTAAAGAGAGTAGAACAGTCAGGCATTATTTTCCTTGATGAAATTGACAAGGTGGCCGGAAGAGAAGGAAGCAAAGGACCTGATGTTTCAAGAGAAGGGGTTCAAAGAGACCTTCTCCCTATTGTTGAAGGCTCGACGGTAAACACCAAGTACGGTATGGTAAAAACCGATCATGTCCTTTTCATTGCAGCAGGGGCTTTTCATGTCTCCAAACCATCCGACCTGATCCCCGAATTGCAGGGACGCTTCCCTATAAGGGTGGAGCTGGAAGCCTTGACGAAAGATGACTTTATCAGGATACTGACGGAACCGAGAAATGCACTTATTAAGCAGTACACAGCCCTTATAGGTGCGGAGGGGATCAAGGTTGACTTTAAGAATGAATCCATTTCAAGGATCGCCGAAATGGCCCAGGAGGTCAATGAGCGGATGGAAAACATAGGCGCCCGGCGTCTCCATACAATCATGGAGCGGCTCTTTGACGAACTCTCCTTTGAAGCGCCGGATATGAAGAAAAAGAAGGTTGCCATTGATGAAGCTTACGTAAATACAAAGCTTGCAGGAATCATCAAGGACGTCGATCTCAGCAGGTATATACTTTAA
- the argF gene encoding ornithine carbamoyltransferase, with protein sequence MKRNLLSIMDLGGEEIHSLLGRAMELKAMQKEGIGHHPLAGKTLGMIFEKSSTRTRVSFEVGAFQLGGNALFLSPRDTQIGRGEPIADTARVLSRYLDGIMIRTYSQKILEEFAEYATVPVINGLSDLLHPCQVLTDLLTVKEKFGNLENRKIAWIGDGNNMANSWINAARRIGFELVLACPKGHKPDEKILAMALKEDKANISVVEDPAEAATGSDVINTDVWTSMGQEDEYEERKKVFAAYQVNNELLSHASGNAIVLHCLPAHRDEEITHEVIEGPNSAIFDQAENRLHLQKAVMELLMKNKQEHGSY encoded by the coding sequence GTGAAGAGAAACCTTCTCAGCATAATGGATCTTGGCGGGGAAGAGATACACTCTCTCCTGGGCCGCGCCATGGAACTGAAGGCAATGCAAAAAGAAGGCATCGGCCACCATCCCCTTGCAGGCAAAACTCTGGGCATGATTTTCGAAAAGTCTTCCACCCGAACAAGAGTTTCCTTCGAGGTAGGTGCATTCCAGCTTGGCGGCAATGCCCTCTTCCTTAGCCCCAGAGATACACAGATCGGCAGAGGCGAACCCATTGCCGATACGGCCAGGGTGCTTTCGCGCTACCTTGACGGCATTATGATAAGAACCTACTCACAGAAAATTCTGGAAGAATTTGCAGAGTACGCCACGGTGCCTGTCATCAACGGCCTCAGCGACCTCCTTCACCCCTGTCAGGTACTCACTGACCTTCTCACAGTAAAAGAGAAGTTTGGAAACCTGGAAAATCGCAAAATTGCCTGGATTGGTGACGGCAACAACATGGCCAACTCCTGGATCAATGCTGCACGGAGAATCGGTTTCGAGCTCGTTCTTGCCTGCCCCAAAGGGCATAAGCCGGACGAAAAAATTCTGGCTATGGCCCTTAAGGAAGATAAAGCGAACATAAGTGTTGTGGAAGATCCGGCAGAAGCGGCAACAGGATCGGACGTCATTAATACGGACGTCTGGACAAGCATGGGCCAGGAAGATGAGTATGAGGAACGCAAAAAGGTCTTTGCCGCCTATCAGGTGAACAACGAACTGCTCTCTCATGCCTCGGGTAATGCTATCGTCCTTCACTGCCTTCCGGCGCACCGCGATGAAGAGATAACTCATGAAGTGATCGAAGGTCCCAACTCGGCTATCTTTGACCAGGCGGAAAACAGGCTGCATCTGCAAAAAGCGGTGATGGAACTGCTTATGAAGAATAAGCAGGAACATGGAAGCTATTGA